The proteins below come from a single Tribolium castaneum strain GA2 chromosome 9, icTriCast1.1, whole genome shotgun sequence genomic window:
- the LOC662635 gene encoding ubiquitin carboxyl-terminal hydrolase, producing MALLPLESNPEVMNKFLHLLGVPNKWNIVDVYGLEQDDLAYITKPVLALILLCPNSEQFNKHAEEESVKLKEEGQIITPDLFFVKQSVPNVCGTIALIHSVANNSEKLGIEGPFKHLLEKTKDLTPEKRGELLFSCEDGESFNLMSVHQELAQEGQSEVNPNEPANNHFIALIEKDGHLYELNGSKEFPVNHGPTTEDTFLEDAANVCRQFISRNAEDVNFTVMALTAAEN from the exons ATGGCACTATTACCCCTAGAATCGAATCCTGAA GTCATGAACAAG tttctTCATTTGTTGGGTGTTCCCAACAAATGGAACATCGTAGATGTGTATGGATTAGAGCAGGACGATTTAGCCTACATTACAAAGCCAGTGTTGGCTCTGATTTTGCTGTGTCCCAACAGTGaacaa TTCAACAAACACGCCGAAGAAGAATCCGTAAAACTGAAAGAGGAGGGTCAGATTATCACCCCCgacttattttttgtgaaacagTCAGTGCCAAACGTTTGCGGAACGATCGCTTTGATACATTCGGTCGCAAACAACTCAGAAAA gCTAGGTATCGAAGGGCCGTTCAAGCACCTTTTGGAAAAAACCAAAGACTTAACACCTGAAAAACGAGGAGAGTTGTTATTCAGCTGTGAAGACGGCGAATCCTTTAACTTAATGTCAGTTCATCAGGAACTAGCTCAAGAGGGACAATCTGAGGTCAACCCGAACGAACCCGCCAATAATCACTTCATCGCACTGATCGAAAAAGACGGACATTTGTACGAACTTAACGGTAGTAAAGAATTTCCCGTCAATCATGGACCGACCACTGAAGACACTTTTCTCGAG gATGCTGCAAACGTTTGTCGCCAGTTTATTTCGAGGAATGCCGAAGATGTCAATTTTACTGTGATGGCTTTGACCGCAGCTGAGAACTGA